From the genome of Streptomyces sp. NBC_00659, one region includes:
- a CDS encoding alpha/beta fold hydrolase — MLNWDAAWNPYVSGDLLTVSYRQPGVVLTDHRFTVPLDHDRPAGETIELFAREVVASDKTHQNLPWMVYLQGGPGFGANRFVGRQAWLDRALKDFRVLLLDQRGTGHSTPANRQTLPLRGGPREQADHLALFRADSIVRDCEAIRPGLTGGAPWTVLGQSFGGFCSVRYLSSAPEGLSAAVITGGLPSLDGHADDVYRAAYPRIERKVAAHYARYPQDVERARRIAEYLLQHEPVLSGGYRLTAEAFQSLGILLGGSDGSHRLHYLLEDAFVRTPQGPALSDAFQEDVQGLLSYAGHPLYALVHEACYAQGGRPTAWSAERVRAEFPQFDAAKTLADDGPLLFTGESVHPWMFENDPALRPLRDTAEELATRTDWAPLYDPARLAVNEVPVAAAVYHDDMYVDTGHSLRTARAVRGLRTWVTDEFEHDGVRAGGPRVLDRLLALTRDEV; from the coding sequence GTGCTCAACTGGGACGCAGCCTGGAATCCGTACGTCTCGGGAGACCTGTTGACCGTCAGCTACCGCCAGCCCGGTGTCGTCCTCACCGACCACCGCTTCACCGTGCCTCTCGACCACGACCGACCTGCGGGCGAGACCATCGAACTGTTCGCCCGCGAGGTCGTCGCGAGCGACAAGACGCACCAGAATCTGCCGTGGATGGTTTACCTCCAGGGCGGCCCCGGCTTCGGGGCGAATCGTTTCGTCGGCCGTCAGGCCTGGCTCGACCGGGCCCTGAAGGACTTCCGTGTCCTGCTGCTCGACCAGCGCGGCACCGGACACTCCACGCCCGCCAACCGGCAGACGCTGCCGCTGCGCGGCGGCCCCCGCGAGCAGGCCGACCACCTCGCGCTCTTCCGCGCCGACTCCATCGTCCGGGACTGCGAGGCCATCCGGCCCGGACTCACCGGTGGAGCGCCCTGGACGGTCCTCGGCCAGAGCTTCGGCGGCTTCTGCAGCGTGCGCTACCTCTCCAGCGCCCCCGAGGGCCTGAGCGCGGCCGTGATCACCGGCGGCCTGCCCTCCCTCGACGGGCACGCCGACGACGTCTACCGCGCCGCCTACCCGCGCATCGAGCGCAAGGTCGCCGCGCACTACGCGCGCTACCCGCAGGACGTCGAGCGCGCCCGCCGAATCGCGGAGTACCTGCTCCAGCACGAGCCGGTGCTGAGCGGCGGCTACCGCCTGACCGCCGAGGCCTTCCAGTCGCTCGGCATCCTCCTCGGCGGCAGCGACGGCAGCCACCGCCTGCACTACCTCCTGGAGGACGCCTTCGTCCGCACCCCGCAGGGTCCGGCGCTCTCCGACGCCTTCCAGGAGGACGTCCAGGGGCTGCTCTCGTACGCGGGCCACCCCCTGTACGCGCTGGTCCACGAGGCCTGCTACGCCCAGGGCGGCCGCCCCACCGCCTGGTCCGCCGAGCGGGTGCGCGCCGAGTTCCCCCAGTTCGACGCGGCCAAGACGCTCGCGGACGACGGACCGCTGCTGTTCACCGGTGAGTCCGTGCACCCCTGGATGTTCGAGAACGACCCCGCGCTGCGCCCACTGCGCGACACCGCCGAGGAACTGGCCACCCGTACCGACTGGGCGCCGCTGTACGACCCGGCCCGCCTCGCCGTGAACGAGGTACCGGTCGCGGCGGCGGTCTACCACGACGACATGTACGTCGACACCGGCCATTCCCTGCGTACCGCCCGCGCCGTCCGGGGTCTGCGCACCTGGGTGACCGACGAGTTCGAGCACGACGGAGTACGGGCAGGCGGCCCGCGCGTCCTGGACCGACTGCTGGCGCTCACGCGCGACGAGGTCTGA
- a CDS encoding TetR/AcrR family transcriptional regulator, translated as MTGKQGERGRRRLSTEARREQLLSVGAGLFSESPYDDVWIEQVAEIAGVSRGLLYHYFPTKRDFFAAVVERESGRMLRMTAAVPGVPVREQLGAGLDTFLGYVEEHAHGFRAFHRADAAGDQAVRRVYQQALAAQEAQILSALAADPELGRSCEDRPELRIAVRGWLAFTTAVCLEWLRGADLTREQVRDLCARALLGTITP; from the coding sequence ATGACGGGGAAGCAGGGGGAGCGCGGGCGCCGTCGGCTCAGTACCGAGGCGCGCCGGGAGCAGTTGCTGTCGGTCGGCGCCGGCCTGTTCTCGGAGAGCCCGTACGACGACGTCTGGATCGAGCAGGTCGCCGAGATCGCCGGAGTCTCGCGCGGACTCCTTTACCACTACTTCCCGACGAAGCGGGACTTCTTCGCCGCCGTGGTCGAGCGCGAGAGCGGGCGGATGCTGCGGATGACCGCGGCGGTGCCCGGTGTCCCGGTGCGTGAGCAGCTCGGCGCGGGGCTGGACACCTTCCTCGGGTACGTGGAGGAGCACGCGCACGGGTTCCGTGCCTTCCACCGTGCCGACGCGGCCGGTGACCAGGCGGTGCGCAGGGTCTACCAGCAGGCGCTGGCCGCGCAGGAGGCGCAGATCCTCTCGGCCCTCGCCGCGGATCCCGAGCTCGGCCGGTCCTGCGAGGACCGGCCCGAACTGCGGATCGCCGTCCGCGGGTGGCTGGCCTTCACCACGGCCGTGTGCCTTGAATGGCTCCGGGGCGCGGACCTGACGCGTGAGCAGGTGCGGGACCTGTGCGCGCGGGCGCTGCTCGGCACGATCACGCCCTGA
- a CDS encoding enoyl-CoA hydratase/isomerase family protein, with protein MIDTTRTDIPVGEEQLRLDVEGGIGVLTLCRPAKLNAWSWESTRQLGLVAERIRFDPSVRAVLLRAEGRAFCAGIDVSAPGGAITGRSGAERARAYYEGIRWAHERFAAFARLPQPVVAAVQGYCLGFGFELALMADIRIASHDAVFALPEAQLGLAVDAGGDLRIAREAGAGWAKFLALTGRRLDATTAERLHLVQLVTEEAALDETARAVAAEIAANAPLAVQAVKHDIDAYAEAPLTAALDRAALSAALTLTSDDAGEGYAAKGARRAPRFEGK; from the coding sequence ATGATCGACACCACCCGCACGGACATCCCGGTGGGCGAGGAACAGCTCCGGCTCGACGTCGAGGGCGGGATCGGCGTCCTCACCCTGTGCAGGCCGGCGAAACTCAACGCGTGGAGCTGGGAGTCCACACGCCAACTCGGCCTGGTCGCCGAACGGATCCGCTTCGACCCGTCGGTCCGGGCGGTCCTCCTGCGGGCCGAGGGGCGTGCCTTCTGCGCGGGGATCGACGTGAGTGCCCCCGGCGGCGCGATCACCGGCCGCTCGGGTGCCGAGCGCGCCCGCGCCTACTACGAGGGGATCCGCTGGGCCCATGAGCGCTTCGCGGCGTTCGCGCGGCTGCCGCAGCCCGTCGTCGCGGCCGTCCAGGGCTACTGCCTCGGCTTCGGGTTCGAGCTCGCGCTGATGGCGGACATCAGGATCGCCTCCCACGACGCCGTGTTCGCCCTGCCCGAGGCGCAGTTGGGTCTCGCCGTGGACGCCGGCGGGGACCTGCGGATCGCCCGCGAGGCGGGTGCCGGGTGGGCGAAGTTCCTCGCGCTGACAGGCAGACGGCTGGACGCGACGACGGCCGAACGCCTGCACCTCGTCCAACTCGTGACGGAAGAAGCCGCGTTGGACGAGACGGCCCGAGCCGTCGCCGCGGAGATCGCGGCGAACGCGCCGCTCGCCGTGCAGGCCGTCAAGCACGACATCGACGCCTACGCCGAGGCCCCGCTGACCGCCGCTCTCGACCGCGCCGCCCTGTCGGCCGCGCTCACCCTCACCTCCGACGACGCGGGAGAGGGGTACGCGGCCAAGGGCGCCCGCCGCGCGCCCCGCTTCGAGGGAAAGTGA
- the sigJ gene encoding RNA polymerase sigma factor SigJ yields MHDSELLADRFEEHRGRLRAVAYRMLGSLSEAEDAVQETWLKLGRTDPDEIRNLGGWLTTVTGRVCLDMLRSRAARREDPLEPSGTFVPDPVVSTLDRIDPEQEVLLADSVGLALLVVLETLEPAERLAFVLHDMFAVPFDDIAPIVGRNPAATRQLASRARRRVKGAAPEPERDVIRQREVLDAFLAASRGGDFEALVAVLDPDVVLRADAGALVGGVTVSKLVRGAEAVAGQALAFRRFAASSRLVQVNGEAGVVAIVDGRPQSVMGVTVADGRIVAMYILADPERLARLDLGGAKPGE; encoded by the coding sequence ATGCACGACAGTGAACTTCTCGCGGACAGGTTCGAGGAGCACCGGGGCCGGCTGCGAGCGGTGGCCTACCGGATGCTGGGATCGCTGAGCGAGGCGGAGGACGCCGTCCAGGAGACGTGGCTGAAGCTCGGCCGCACCGACCCGGACGAGATCAGGAACCTGGGCGGCTGGCTGACCACCGTGACCGGCCGGGTGTGCCTGGACATGCTGCGCTCCCGCGCCGCGCGCCGCGAGGACCCGCTCGAACCGTCCGGCACCTTCGTCCCCGACCCGGTCGTCAGCACCCTGGACCGGATCGACCCCGAACAGGAGGTGCTGCTGGCCGATTCGGTCGGGCTCGCCCTCCTGGTCGTCCTGGAGACCCTGGAGCCCGCCGAGCGGCTCGCGTTCGTGCTGCACGACATGTTCGCGGTGCCCTTCGACGACATCGCGCCCATCGTGGGCCGGAACCCGGCCGCGACCCGTCAGCTCGCCAGCCGGGCACGCCGTCGCGTCAAGGGAGCCGCTCCCGAGCCCGAGCGGGACGTCATCCGGCAGCGGGAGGTCCTGGACGCCTTCCTCGCGGCGTCACGCGGCGGGGACTTCGAGGCGCTCGTCGCCGTCCTCGATCCCGATGTCGTGCTGCGCGCCGACGCCGGCGCGCTGGTCGGCGGTGTGACCGTGTCCAAGCTGGTGCGCGGCGCCGAGGCGGTGGCAGGGCAGGCGCTGGCCTTCCGCCGGTTCGCGGCGAGTTCGCGGCTCGTCCAGGTCAACGGGGAGGCGGGTGTCGTCGCGATCGTGGACGGCCGGCCGCAGTCGGTCATGGGTGTCACCGTCGCCGACGGCCGGATCGTCGCGATGTACATCCTGGCCGACCCCGAGCGGCTCGCCCGTCTCGATCTCGGTGGGGCGAAGCCGGGGGAGTGA
- a CDS encoding DUF2470 domain-containing protein: MGDRDTWTAAPAAAEYARSVLAAAWSCAVSAEGGREEFFGSHSVTADGRVLLRVPEDSALLAAAICSPRGEPSAVLEFADVAPVPVRNRVRARLWLAGWFVPEDGQLSFRTTRAVLRRPGGTVVVDLDELAEARPDPLAFAEAQLLTHLADAHPDAVERLTRLVEPDSLHGAVRVQPLAVDRHGLTLRIERARGNGDVRLPFHAPADDVSQLTERMHVLLTQASLASCPRPLQRQRTDREG; the protein is encoded by the coding sequence ATGGGTGACCGTGACACCTGGACGGCCGCGCCCGCCGCGGCGGAGTATGCCCGTTCGGTGCTGGCCGCGGCCTGGTCCTGCGCGGTGAGCGCCGAGGGCGGCCGGGAGGAGTTCTTCGGCTCGCACTCCGTCACCGCGGACGGCCGGGTGCTCCTGCGGGTGCCCGAGGACAGCGCGCTGCTCGCCGCGGCCATCTGCTCCCCGCGCGGAGAACCGTCCGCCGTCCTGGAGTTCGCCGATGTCGCACCGGTTCCCGTACGGAACCGGGTCCGCGCCCGGCTCTGGCTCGCCGGCTGGTTCGTCCCCGAGGACGGGCAGCTCTCGTTCCGCACCACCCGCGCCGTGCTGCGCCGGCCTGGCGGGACGGTCGTGGTCGACCTGGACGAACTGGCCGAGGCCCGGCCCGACCCGCTGGCCTTCGCCGAGGCCCAGCTCCTCACCCATCTCGCCGACGCCCACCCGGACGCCGTCGAGCGGCTCACCCGCCTCGTCGAACCGGACAGTCTGCACGGCGCCGTGCGCGTCCAGCCCCTTGCCGTCGACCGCCACGGACTCACCCTGCGCATCGAACGCGCGCGCGGAAACGGTGATGTGCGCCTGCCGTTCCACGCACCCGCCGACGACGTCTCCCAGCTCACCGAGCGCATGCACGTCCTGCTCACCCAGGCGAGTCTCGCCTCCTGCCCCCGTCCCCTACAGCGGCAGCGCACAGACCGCGAGGGGTGA
- a CDS encoding BNR repeat-containing protein, with the protein MRRRTVLTTALLGAVAGPALTAQTARAAVPGPSVTQSGTSQLDSQAIYFVSYDGLVNNNSFQKNGLLTYRGYQYAAWYTADRSAVVARRALGATTWSRITLGHKLKSNDSHNVISMGVSRTDGRLHLNMDSHSDGFFYVRSVAGLLDSPASTAWTSAVLGAVQTSLDGLALTTQFTYPQFVATPEGRLQLSYRVGVSGNGRNALAEYDGSSWTALGEWSASTGTYTSAHGSSTARNMYLHGIDYDVNGRLHSFFTWREQNAAVMCNAGGITNHDTGYVYSTDRGRNWRNDAGTLVGTTGTSGTVAVTDAGLVVDSLDPDHSLMNQESQATDSAGLPHAIISYVPGRFGQCTTNYVTDRTANGRAFHLRKNSSGGWTKTEIPVALNSSQRTRLVLDRYDNAYAILPFGRIAGASKASGHTDWKLLFDGAGLNAFGEVVIDETRVPQDGTLSVMYQEKAGGTTPSALHVIDFRLPS; encoded by the coding sequence ATGAGACGACGCACCGTACTGACGACGGCCCTGCTGGGCGCCGTGGCAGGCCCCGCCCTCACCGCGCAGACGGCGAGGGCGGCCGTTCCCGGCCCCTCCGTCACCCAGTCCGGCACTTCCCAACTCGATTCCCAGGCAATCTACTTCGTCTCCTACGACGGACTGGTCAACAACAACTCGTTCCAGAAGAACGGCCTGTTGACCTACCGTGGCTACCAGTACGCGGCCTGGTACACCGCCGACCGCAGTGCGGTCGTCGCCCGCCGTGCGCTCGGCGCCACCACCTGGTCCAGGATCACGCTCGGCCACAAGCTCAAGAGCAACGACTCCCACAACGTCATCTCCATGGGAGTCTCCCGGACCGACGGCCGGCTGCACCTGAACATGGACTCGCACAGCGACGGCTTCTTCTACGTCAGATCGGTGGCCGGGCTGCTCGACAGTCCCGCCTCGACGGCCTGGACCTCAGCCGTCCTCGGGGCCGTCCAGACCTCCCTGGACGGCCTCGCGCTCACCACGCAGTTCACCTATCCGCAGTTCGTCGCGACCCCGGAGGGCCGCCTCCAGCTCAGCTACCGCGTCGGCGTCTCCGGGAACGGGCGCAACGCCCTCGCGGAGTACGACGGTTCGTCCTGGACCGCGCTCGGCGAATGGTCCGCCTCCACCGGGACCTACACCAGCGCGCACGGGTCGAGCACCGCCCGCAACATGTACCTGCACGGGATCGACTACGACGTGAACGGCCGGCTGCACTCCTTCTTCACCTGGCGCGAGCAGAACGCCGCCGTGATGTGCAACGCCGGCGGCATCACCAACCACGACACCGGCTACGTCTACTCCACCGACCGGGGCCGCAACTGGCGCAACGACGCGGGCACTCTCGTCGGCACCACCGGAACCTCGGGCACCGTCGCCGTCACCGACGCCGGACTCGTCGTCGACTCCCTCGACCCCGACCACTCCCTGATGAACCAGGAGAGCCAGGCCACCGACTCGGCAGGGCTGCCGCACGCGATCATCAGCTATGTGCCCGGACGCTTCGGCCAGTGCACCACCAACTACGTGACGGACCGCACCGCCAACGGCCGGGCCTTCCACCTGCGCAAGAACTCCTCGGGCGGCTGGACCAAGACCGAGATCCCGGTCGCCCTGAACTCCAGCCAGCGCACCAGACTGGTCCTGGACCGGTACGACAACGCCTACGCGATCCTGCCGTTCGGGCGGATCGCGGGCGCCTCGAAGGCCTCCGGGCACACCGACTGGAAACTCCTGTTCGACGGCGCCGGCCTGAACGCCTTCGGCGAGGTCGTCATCGACGAGACACGCGTCCCACAGGACGGAACGCTGTCCGTGATGTACCAGGAGAAGGCCGGCGGGACCACGCCCTCGGCCCTGCACGTCATCGATTTCCGGCTGCCCTCATGA
- a CDS encoding LacI family DNA-binding transcriptional regulator, with translation MAQSVGIKDVARAAGVSVGTVSNVINRPDSVASETRARVLSAIDRLGYVRSESARQLRAGRSRIMGLLVLDMGNPFFVDVARGAERAAREAGLGVMVCNSAQSPSEEADYLSLFAEQRVRGVLLTPSDASGRNIEAFRRNGIPFVLVDRVAEGTTECSVSVDDVAGGALAVRHLVDAGHRSIAYVSGPPGLSQVRDRRTGALHALREAGLGPENLRELPTERLDVAAGRDAGARLLGLAERPTAVFCANDLLALGLLQAMYAAGVGVPDDLAIVGYDDIEFAAAAAVPLTSVRQPAVTMGALAAELLLEEIDAEATSAPHEHRRVVLQPELVVRHSSLAAR, from the coding sequence ATGGCCCAGTCGGTGGGTATCAAGGACGTCGCCCGTGCCGCCGGAGTCTCCGTCGGCACGGTCTCGAACGTGATCAACCGCCCCGACTCGGTGGCCTCCGAGACGAGGGCACGCGTCCTGTCCGCCATCGACCGGCTCGGCTATGTACGCAGCGAGTCCGCACGCCAGCTCCGGGCCGGGCGCAGCCGGATCATGGGGCTCCTCGTCCTCGACATGGGCAACCCGTTCTTCGTGGACGTCGCGCGGGGCGCCGAGCGCGCCGCGCGGGAGGCCGGACTCGGGGTGATGGTCTGCAACAGCGCCCAGTCCCCGAGCGAGGAGGCCGACTACCTGTCGCTCTTCGCCGAGCAGCGGGTGCGCGGGGTGCTGCTGACGCCGTCCGACGCGAGCGGACGCAACATCGAGGCCTTCCGCCGCAACGGCATCCCCTTCGTCCTGGTCGACCGGGTCGCCGAGGGCACCACCGAGTGCTCGGTCTCGGTCGACGACGTGGCGGGGGGCGCGCTGGCTGTCCGGCACCTCGTGGACGCCGGACACCGCTCGATCGCGTACGTCAGCGGACCGCCCGGACTCAGCCAGGTGAGGGACCGCCGTACGGGCGCTCTGCACGCCCTGCGCGAGGCGGGCCTCGGCCCGGAGAACCTGCGCGAGCTGCCCACCGAGCGTCTCGACGTGGCAGCGGGGCGCGACGCCGGCGCCCGGCTCCTCGGCCTCGCCGAACGGCCCACCGCCGTCTTCTGCGCCAACGACCTGCTCGCCCTCGGTCTCCTGCAGGCCATGTACGCGGCCGGGGTCGGTGTGCCCGACGACCTCGCGATCGTCGGCTACGACGACATCGAGTTCGCGGCCGCCGCCGCCGTCCCGCTCACCTCCGTGCGCCAGCCGGCCGTGACCATGGGCGCCCTCGCGGCCGAGCTGCTCCTGGAGGAGATCGACGCGGAGGCCACGTCCGCGCCGCACGAGCACCGCCGGGTCGTGCTCCAGCCGGAACTGGTGGTGCGTCACTCCAGCCTGGCGGCGCGCTGA
- a CDS encoding pentapeptide repeat-containing protein, translated as MHEYGSTSPDPRSELRADCDRCFGLCCVALPFARSADFAIDKGAGEPCPNLRSDSRCGIHTRLRRTGFTGCTVYDCFGAGQHVSQVIFGGEDWRSGSEERARLMFDVFPVVRHLHELLRYLSEALTLPAARPVHDDIRRLISTTERLTRQTPEELAALDVGPHRQKAGELLLRASELMRASAGGGRRKDRRGADLMGARLKGADLRGVSLRGALLIAADLTGADLRGADLIGADLRDADLTDADLTGALFLTQPQLDAARGSAGTRLPESVGRPGHWTGTAHS; from the coding sequence ATGCACGAGTACGGCAGCACCTCCCCCGACCCACGATCCGAACTGCGAGCCGACTGTGACCGGTGTTTCGGGCTGTGCTGCGTCGCCCTGCCCTTCGCCCGCTCGGCCGACTTCGCGATCGACAAGGGCGCGGGCGAGCCCTGCCCGAATCTGCGGAGCGACTCCCGGTGCGGCATCCACACCCGGCTGCGGCGGACGGGCTTCACGGGCTGCACGGTCTACGACTGCTTCGGCGCCGGGCAGCACGTCTCCCAGGTGATCTTCGGCGGCGAGGACTGGCGCTCGGGGTCCGAGGAGCGTGCCCGGCTGATGTTCGACGTGTTCCCCGTCGTGCGCCACCTCCACGAACTGCTCCGGTACCTGAGCGAGGCCTTGACGCTCCCCGCGGCGCGTCCGGTGCACGACGACATCCGGCGCCTGATCTCCACGACCGAGCGCCTCACCCGGCAGACCCCGGAGGAACTGGCCGCGCTGGATGTGGGCCCGCACCGGCAGAAGGCCGGCGAACTGCTTCTGCGGGCCAGCGAACTCATGCGCGCGAGCGCCGGCGGGGGCAGGAGGAAGGACCGGCGTGGCGCGGATCTGATGGGCGCTCGCCTCAAGGGCGCCGACCTGCGCGGTGTGAGCCTGCGCGGGGCGCTGCTCATCGCCGCCGATCTGACCGGGGCGGATCTGCGCGGCGCCGATCTGATCGGCGCCGACCTCCGGGACGCCGACCTCACCGACGCCGATCTGACCGGGGCCCTCTTCCTCACCCAGCCGCAGCTCGACGCGGCCCGCGGCAGCGCCGGCACCCGGCTCCCGGAATCGGTCGGCCGCCCCGGCCACTGGACCGGGACCGCTCACAGCTGA
- a CDS encoding SDR family oxidoreductase, which produces MDSTALPGLPAPPPLGASALPAGTYDGSLVLVTGGGTGLGWAIAAEFARLGADLLIVSRRERHLAPARAELAKLGTRVRSAVCDIRDPKRVSEVFDGCALPDVLVNNAAANFPVPTEDMSPNAWQAVVDITLTGTFLMTREFGRRHLAAGTPGSVIDVGASYAWTGGPGFAHSAAAKAGVESLVRTLAVEWGPYGIQVNGLVPGLMPHEDMTEDIRGNLARAAAGTVGANAEDDGDGPDGDSHARDEVSDALGRRQPALRVGAPRELGWAATFLASPYARFITGHTLVVDGANWQRRDLVAPPVTPVRDQLGRGPFTG; this is translated from the coding sequence ATGGACTCCACAGCGCTCCCCGGCCTCCCCGCCCCTCCCCCGCTGGGCGCGAGCGCCCTGCCCGCCGGGACGTACGACGGCTCGCTCGTGCTGGTCACCGGTGGCGGCACCGGACTCGGGTGGGCGATCGCGGCGGAGTTCGCCCGGCTGGGCGCCGATCTTCTGATCGTCAGCCGCCGTGAGCGGCATCTCGCCCCTGCCCGCGCGGAGTTGGCGAAGCTGGGCACCCGGGTCAGGTCCGCGGTCTGTGACATCCGGGATCCGAAGCGCGTCTCCGAGGTGTTCGACGGATGCGCGCTGCCCGACGTCCTGGTCAACAACGCGGCCGCCAACTTCCCCGTCCCCACCGAGGACATGTCTCCGAACGCCTGGCAGGCCGTCGTCGACATCACCCTCACGGGAACGTTTCTGATGACCCGTGAGTTCGGGCGGCGGCATCTGGCGGCGGGCACGCCCGGGTCGGTCATCGACGTCGGCGCGTCCTACGCCTGGACCGGCGGCCCCGGTTTCGCGCACAGCGCGGCGGCCAAGGCCGGCGTGGAGAGCCTCGTGCGGACCCTGGCCGTCGAGTGGGGACCGTACGGCATCCAGGTCAACGGTCTGGTACCGGGACTGATGCCGCACGAGGACATGACGGAGGACATCCGCGGCAACCTGGCCCGGGCCGCGGCCGGCACGGTCGGCGCGAACGCCGAGGACGACGGCGACGGCCCGGACGGGGACAGTCACGCCCGGGACGAGGTGTCCGACGCGCTCGGCCGGCGGCAGCCGGCCCTGCGTGTCGGCGCACCCCGTGAACTCGGCTGGGCCGCCACCTTCCTCGCGTCTCCCTACGCCCGCTTCATCACCGGTCACACCCTGGTGGTCGACGGCGCCAACTGGCAGCGCAGAGATCTGGTCGCCCCGCCGGTCACGCCGGTGCGGGACCAGCTGGGGCGTGGTCCCTTCACCGGCTGA
- a CDS encoding cytochrome P450: protein MAETMEAARPRGFRSAELGWPELHRIPHPPRRVPLVGDVLGAGVRSPLQDSMKFGKRLGPIFRRRAFRNEIVFVWGADLAAELADEARFAKHVGLGVANLRPVAGDGLFTAYNHEPNWQLAHDVLAPGFSREAMEGYHPMMLAVTERLTDHWDREQAAGRAVDVPGDMTKLTLETIARTGFGHDFASFERSRPHPFVNAMVGTLTYAQRLNVVPVPLAPLLLRGASRRNAADMAYLNRTVDAVVASRRAGGEGDLLDRMLETAHPETGERLTPENIRRQVITFLIAGHETTSGALSFALHYLSRHPEAAARARAEVERVWGGTDRPGYEQVAKLRYVRRVLDESLRLWPTAPAFAREARDDTLLGGVHPMRRGAWALVLTAMLHRDPQVWGADAERFDPDRFDAKAVRARPAHTFKPFGTGARACIGRQFALHEATLVLGLLLRRYDLRSDPGYRLRVAERLTLMPEGLRLHLERRAPVVPGRAATLAGTAE from the coding sequence ATGGCGGAGACGATGGAGGCGGCGCGGCCCAGGGGGTTCCGCAGCGCGGAACTGGGCTGGCCGGAGCTGCACCGCATCCCGCACCCGCCGCGCCGCGTCCCCCTGGTCGGCGATGTGCTCGGCGCCGGCGTCCGTTCCCCGCTCCAGGACTCCATGAAGTTCGGGAAGCGGCTCGGACCGATCTTCCGGCGCCGGGCCTTCCGCAACGAGATCGTCTTCGTCTGGGGCGCGGACCTCGCCGCCGAACTGGCCGACGAGGCACGGTTCGCGAAACACGTGGGCCTGGGAGTCGCCAACCTCCGTCCGGTCGCCGGCGACGGACTGTTCACCGCCTACAACCACGAGCCCAACTGGCAGCTCGCGCACGACGTCCTCGCCCCCGGTTTCAGCCGCGAGGCCATGGAGGGCTACCACCCGATGATGCTGGCCGTGACCGAGCGGCTGACTGACCACTGGGACCGGGAGCAGGCCGCGGGCCGCGCGGTGGACGTGCCCGGTGACATGACGAAGCTGACCCTGGAGACGATCGCCAGGACAGGCTTCGGCCATGACTTCGCCTCCTTCGAGCGCTCCCGCCCGCACCCCTTCGTGAACGCGATGGTGGGCACGCTGACCTACGCGCAGCGCCTCAACGTCGTCCCGGTCCCGCTGGCACCGCTCCTGCTGCGGGGCGCCTCCCGGCGCAACGCGGCCGACATGGCCTACCTCAACCGGACGGTCGACGCCGTGGTGGCCTCCCGCCGGGCCGGCGGCGAGGGCGACCTGCTCGACCGCATGCTGGAGACGGCACACCCCGAGACCGGGGAGCGGCTCACCCCCGAGAACATCCGCCGCCAGGTCATCACCTTCCTGATCGCCGGGCACGAGACCACCTCGGGCGCCCTGTCCTTCGCCCTGCACTACCTCTCCCGGCACCCGGAGGCCGCCGCCCGCGCGCGTGCCGAGGTCGAACGCGTCTGGGGCGGCACGGACCGGCCGGGCTACGAGCAGGTCGCCAAGCTCCGCTACGTCCGCCGGGTCCTCGACGAGTCGCTGCGCCTGTGGCCGACGGCTCCGGCGTTCGCCCGCGAGGCCCGGGACGACACCCTGCTCGGCGGTGTCCACCCGATGCGGCGGGGGGCGTGGGCGCTGGTCCTGACCGCGATGCTGCACCGCGACCCGCAGGTGTGGGGCGCGGACGCGGAGAGGTTCGACCCGGACCGCTTCGACGCGAAGGCGGTACGGGCCCGGCCCGCGCACACCTTCAAGCCGTTCGGCACCGGGGCGCGCGCCTGCATCGGCCGCCAGTTCGCGCTGCACGAGGCGACGCTGGTCCTCGGACTGCTGCTGCGCCGCTACGACCTGCGGTCCGACCCCGGCTACCGGCTGCGGGTGGCCGAGCGGCTGACCCTGATGCCGGAGGGGCTGCGCCTGCACCTCGAACGGCGCGCGCCGGTCGTGCCGGGGCGGGCGGCGACCCTGGCCGGGACGGCCGAGTGA